The following coding sequences lie in one uncultured Mailhella sp. genomic window:
- a CDS encoding ATP-binding protein, giving the protein MDDASQNSAENKLPFNLAKFFSYISLVLILISSVILTLFIGSTMNRSMLESQEEYALLLADNINRQIFRKFTLPVTYASGRVALSNPAQYKLLDEVIQSQLHGLQLESVRLFDDHYTILYSTDPREVRRTDMYTAGIPLVFEGKPHHFDVLSSMPYAQALVTPNLPKGTFLLRTVFPLTVDTDFQGLRLHGQPVPVLGVLEIVQDMTPQYRGTIRSQWLIITGFLISTLILFFLLHFVARKAEFTLSRRMARNRQLEAQLHQAEKLASMGRMVASIAHEIRNPLGIIRSSSEFLIRRHKTEDATTQAMLSAIYDESCRLGTTVNDFLDYARPRQPRQDVVNIQDVINKAMAFLGGEFQRQGIEVHADLSPDVTVLGDADLLYRAFYNILANAQQAMQGPGEIFIESSLPSDGKVTLTFRDTGPGFSEDALNKAMDPFFTTKDNGTGLGLPIVQAIIDSHGGTMKLSNAQQGGALITISFPARKSSEEEGNSHE; this is encoded by the coding sequence ATGGATGACGCAAGTCAGAACAGCGCAGAAAACAAGCTGCCGTTCAATCTGGCCAAGTTCTTCTCCTACATCTCGCTGGTGCTGATTCTCATCTCCAGCGTCATCCTCACGCTTTTCATCGGCAGCACCATGAACCGCTCCATGCTGGAAAGTCAGGAGGAATACGCGCTGCTGCTCGCAGACAACATCAACCGCCAGATTTTCCGCAAGTTCACCCTGCCCGTCACCTACGCCTCGGGCCGCGTGGCGCTGTCCAATCCGGCGCAGTACAAGCTGCTCGACGAAGTCATTCAGTCGCAGCTGCACGGCCTGCAGCTCGAAAGCGTGCGCCTGTTCGACGATCACTACACCATTCTCTATTCCACCGATCCCAGAGAAGTGCGCCGCACCGACATGTACACCGCCGGCATTCCGCTGGTGTTTGAAGGAAAGCCCCATCACTTCGACGTGCTCTCCTCCATGCCCTACGCGCAGGCGCTCGTCACGCCGAATCTGCCCAAGGGCACCTTTCTGCTGCGCACCGTGTTCCCCCTCACCGTGGACACCGACTTCCAGGGCCTGCGGCTGCACGGTCAGCCCGTGCCCGTGCTCGGCGTGCTGGAAATCGTGCAGGACATGACCCCCCAGTACCGGGGCACCATCCGCTCGCAGTGGCTCATCATCACGGGCTTTCTCATTTCCACGCTGATCCTGTTCTTCCTGCTGCACTTCGTGGCGCGCAAGGCCGAATTCACCCTGAGCCGCCGCATGGCCAGAAACCGGCAGCTCGAAGCCCAGCTGCATCAGGCGGAAAAACTCGCCAGCATGGGCCGCATGGTGGCCTCCATCGCCCATGAAATACGCAATCCGCTGGGCATCATCCGTTCCAGCTCCGAATTTCTCATCCGCCGCCACAAGACGGAAGACGCCACAACCCAGGCCATGCTCTCCGCCATTTACGACGAATCGTGCCGTCTCGGCACCACGGTGAACGATTTTCTCGACTACGCCAGACCGCGTCAGCCCCGTCAGGACGTGGTGAACATTCAGGACGTCATCAACAAGGCCATGGCCTTTCTCGGCGGCGAATTTCAGCGTCAGGGCATAGAGGTGCATGCCGATCTTTCGCCCGACGTCACCGTGCTCGGCGACGCCGACCTGCTCTACCGCGCCTTCTACAACATTCTGGCCAACGCGCAGCAGGCCATGCAGGGGCCGGGAGAAATATTCATCGAAAGCTCCCTGCCTTCCGACGGCAAAGTCACGCTCACGTTCCGCGACACGGGGCCGGGATTCAGCGAAGACGCCCTGAACAAGGCCATGGATCCGTTCTTCACCACCAAGGACAACGGCACCGGCCTCGGCCTGCCCATCGTGCAGGCCATCATTGACTCCCACGGCGGAACCATGAAACTCTCCAACGCTCAGCAGGGAGGCGCGCTCATCACCATCAGCTTCCCCGCCCGCAAGTCGTCTGAAGAAGAAGGAAACAGTCATGAGTGA
- a CDS encoding transcription antitermination factor NusB: MIEKTKKKSQNPSVSAARKGALELLHQLFRHPEDGTPLPVMLSRYGASVSLDGRDVALLSELVYGVLRRHAALDAALAGFLKKPDALSFQVRMLLRLGAYEILFMDGIPARATVNELVNLARRRFGQGLGGLVNGVLRAVDRASEDLRGAIRGREEALSRAQLDAEGAATAASLPQWLVDMWASQYGEKEACRLAENTLAHSAPCWRANLSRAWGEMLVQHWLEKGYAPVGQGGFSAEGLDRNRPDAAKQQALLETFEKQGNLTRQGASSQLVAEYLADWILADETLAKAPLWDACCGRGGKTTALLEKGVHVALASEPASFRLEELKAALLRLGLPWPQLQCVAAQQIDESFPLILLDVPCSGTGTIARNAELRLRLSPKRLAEAVRMQADILRHAWEHLLSGGALFYVTCALNREENEAQIARFVELRSGDCRLVEQRSFLPQFPGQDALFLAILRKVS, encoded by the coding sequence ATGATCGAAAAAACAAAAAAAAAGTCTCAAAATCCGTCGGTTTCCGCAGCCCGGAAGGGCGCGCTGGAACTTCTGCATCAGCTCTTCCGTCACCCCGAGGACGGAACGCCGCTGCCCGTCATGCTTTCCCGATACGGAGCCTCCGTCTCGCTCGACGGACGTGACGTCGCGTTGCTTTCCGAGCTGGTCTATGGCGTGCTGCGTCGTCATGCCGCGCTGGATGCGGCGCTGGCCGGATTTTTGAAAAAGCCGGATGCGCTTTCGTTTCAGGTGCGCATGCTGCTTCGGCTCGGCGCGTACGAGATTCTGTTCATGGACGGCATTCCGGCCCGGGCCACGGTGAACGAGCTGGTCAATCTGGCCCGGCGTCGTTTCGGGCAGGGGCTGGGCGGCCTGGTCAACGGCGTGCTGCGTGCTGTGGATCGCGCGTCGGAGGATCTTCGAGGTGCGATCCGCGGGAGGGAGGAGGCGCTTTCCCGCGCACAGCTGGATGCGGAAGGCGCGGCAACGGCGGCGTCGCTGCCGCAGTGGCTTGTCGACATGTGGGCGTCGCAATACGGAGAGAAGGAAGCGTGCCGCCTTGCGGAGAACACGCTTGCGCACTCTGCGCCGTGCTGGCGGGCGAACCTGTCTCGGGCGTGGGGCGAAATGCTGGTGCAGCACTGGCTGGAAAAAGGCTATGCTCCTGTGGGGCAGGGCGGCTTTTCCGCCGAGGGCCTGGACAGAAACCGGCCGGACGCGGCAAAGCAGCAGGCGCTTCTGGAGACCTTTGAAAAGCAGGGCAATCTGACGCGGCAGGGCGCGTCCTCCCAGCTTGTGGCCGAATACCTGGCCGACTGGATTCTTGCCGATGAGACGCTCGCCAAAGCGCCGCTCTGGGACGCCTGCTGCGGGCGCGGTGGAAAAACTACGGCCCTGCTGGAAAAGGGCGTGCATGTGGCGCTCGCCAGCGAACCGGCGTCGTTCCGCCTTGAGGAGCTCAAGGCCGCGCTGCTTCGCCTCGGGCTGCCGTGGCCGCAGCTGCAATGCGTGGCCGCACAGCAGATAGATGAATCTTTCCCATTGATATTATTGGATGTTCCTTGCAGCGGCACGGGAACGATAGCCAGAAACGCCGAGCTGCGCCTGCGCCTTTCCCCGAAGCGCCTTGCCGAAGCCGTGCGCATGCAGGCCGACATTCTCCGCCATGCGTGGGAACATCTTCTTTCCGGCGGCGCGCTGTTTTACGTGACCTGCGCCTTGAACCGCGAGGAAAACGAAGCGCAGATCGCCCGTTTCGTGGAACTTCGCAGCGGGGACTGCCGTCTTGTGGAGCAGCGGAGCTTTCTTCCTCAGTTTCCGGGGCAGGACGCCTTGTTCCTGGCCATACTCCGAAAAGTCAGCTGA
- a CDS encoding sigma-54 dependent transcriptional regulator: protein MSDISHILVIDDEKNYLIVMEALLKDAGYEVTALNDPEMALHFLDESEVDVVITDMKMPKLSGKEVLQRIKKSWPDLPVLIMTAFGSIESAVEAMRYGAFDYITKPFANDELLLSVHNAVELSKAHRQYKLLQESLEERYRTHHIIGKSKAIRNTLSIVDRVAVSRSTVLITGESGTGKELVARAIHFSSPRKEGPFVSVNCMAFNSGVLESELFGHEKGSFTGAVATRRGRFEQADHGTLFLDEVGELSMDLQVKLLRVLQERVFERVGGTEPISVDIRVVAATNRDLAKMVEEGTFREDLFYRLNVVQIHIPPLRERREDIPLLIAHFTEKIAEDNGIPTKSFSPEAQNYLTGYDWPGNIRQLQNVLEGCMVMVPGPVIGVDDLPPEIRGEESQFKSAVDLLPVELNLADTLDKIEAALIKRALVRADFVQAHAAELLGISRSLMQYKLKKYNITGH from the coding sequence ATGAGTGATATATCCCACATTCTCGTCATCGACGATGAAAAGAACTATCTCATCGTCATGGAGGCGCTGCTCAAGGATGCAGGCTACGAAGTGACCGCCTTGAACGATCCTGAAATGGCCCTCCATTTTCTCGACGAATCGGAAGTCGACGTCGTCATCACCGACATGAAGATGCCGAAGCTCTCCGGCAAGGAAGTGCTTCAGCGCATCAAGAAGTCGTGGCCGGATCTGCCGGTGCTCATCATGACGGCCTTCGGCAGCATTGAAAGCGCGGTGGAAGCCATGCGCTACGGCGCGTTCGACTACATCACCAAGCCCTTTGCCAACGACGAGCTGCTGCTTTCCGTCCACAACGCCGTGGAGCTTTCCAAGGCGCACCGTCAGTACAAGCTGCTCCAGGAATCGCTGGAAGAGCGCTACCGCACGCATCACATCATCGGCAAATCCAAGGCCATCCGAAACACGCTCTCCATTGTGGACCGCGTGGCCGTGAGCCGTTCCACGGTGCTCATCACCGGCGAATCGGGCACGGGCAAGGAACTCGTGGCCCGGGCCATTCATTTCAGCTCGCCGCGCAAGGAAGGCCCCTTTGTTTCGGTCAACTGCATGGCCTTCAACTCCGGCGTGCTGGAAAGCGAACTCTTCGGCCACGAAAAAGGCTCCTTCACCGGCGCCGTGGCCACGCGCCGCGGCCGCTTCGAGCAGGCCGATCACGGCACGCTCTTTCTCGACGAAGTGGGCGAGCTCAGCATGGATCTGCAGGTCAAGCTGCTGCGCGTGCTGCAGGAGCGCGTGTTCGAGCGCGTAGGCGGCACGGAGCCCATCAGCGTGGACATCCGCGTGGTGGCCGCCACCAACCGCGATCTCGCCAAAATGGTGGAGGAAGGCACGTTCCGCGAGGATCTGTTCTACCGGCTCAACGTGGTGCAGATTCACATTCCGCCGCTGCGCGAGCGCCGGGAGGACATTCCGCTGCTCATCGCCCACTTCACGGAAAAGATTGCCGAAGACAACGGCATTCCCACCAAGAGCTTCAGCCCCGAAGCGCAGAACTATCTCACCGGATACGACTGGCCCGGCAACATCCGGCAGCTTCAGAACGTGCTGGAAGGCTGCATGGTCATGGTGCCCGGCCCCGTCATCGGCGTGGACGACCTGCCGCCGGAAATCCGCGGCGAGGAATCGCAGTTCAAGAGCGCCGTGGATCTGCTGCCCGTGGAGCTCAACCTGGCCGACACGCTGGACAAGATTGAGGCGGCGCTCATCAAGCGCGCGCTCGTGCGCGCCGACTTCGTGCAGGCCCACGCCGCCGAACTGCTCGGCATTTCCCGCAGCCTCATGCAGTACAAGCTGAAAAAGTACAACATCACGGGACACTGA
- the aspS gene encoding aspartate--tRNA ligase, with product MSQFEDNEKNVVDVQKEHARYIKPLGDWQRTHHCNDLTIADNGKTVCLMGWVQYRRDHGGLIFVDLRDRDGLTQVVFSPEVAPEAHRDAHILRSEYVIAIKGRVRPRPEGMTNPNLHTGEIEVVVLEWKLLNTAKTPPFQVEDRTDCSESVRLQYRYLDLRRPVMAHNLRVRHNIVKACRNYLNDLDFLEVETPYLTKSTPEGARDFLVPSRLSPGEFYALPQSPQQFKQMLMMSGVDRYYQVARCFRDEDLRADRQPEFTQVDIEMSFVNEDQVMAMAEGLIARVFKEAIGVDIELPLKRMPYDEAMRDYGSDKPDTRFDLKLKDVTDIVHGSAFKLFAGAKLVKALRVPGGATMTRKEIDELTDFVKGFGAQGLAWIKIHENEWQSPIAKFLSDKERAGIAEVCGLEVGDIVFFQAGEPGLVNNALGSLRVKLGNKLGLIPENTWNLLWVTDFPLFEYSEEEHRWVACHHPFTAAQDESYDIMLTDPARAKARAYDMVLNGNEIGGGSIRIHNPADQTRMFEGLGFTEESAKAQFGYFIQALDYGTPPHGGIAFGLDRVAMLLTGASSIRDVIAFPKNQKAACLLTEAPSPVDNKQLRELGIRLREKAAPAPSNSAE from the coding sequence ATGAGCCAGTTTGAAGACAACGAAAAAAACGTCGTGGATGTTCAGAAGGAACACGCCCGATACATCAAACCGCTGGGTGACTGGCAGCGCACCCATCACTGCAACGACCTGACCATTGCCGACAACGGTAAGACCGTGTGCCTCATGGGCTGGGTGCAGTATCGCCGCGACCACGGCGGCCTCATCTTCGTGGACCTGCGCGATCGCGACGGCCTCACGCAGGTGGTGTTCAGCCCTGAAGTCGCGCCTGAAGCGCATCGCGACGCCCACATTCTGCGCAGCGAATACGTCATCGCCATCAAGGGCCGCGTGCGTCCCCGCCCCGAAGGCATGACCAACCCCAACCTGCACACCGGCGAAATCGAAGTGGTGGTGCTGGAATGGAAGCTGCTCAACACGGCCAAGACCCCGCCCTTCCAGGTGGAGGACCGCACCGACTGCTCCGAGTCCGTGCGCCTGCAGTACCGTTACCTCGACCTGCGCCGTCCCGTCATGGCGCACAACCTGCGCGTGCGTCACAACATCGTGAAGGCCTGCCGCAACTACCTGAACGATCTCGATTTCCTTGAAGTCGAAACGCCGTACCTCACCAAGTCCACCCCCGAAGGCGCTCGCGACTTCCTCGTGCCCAGCCGTCTTTCTCCGGGCGAATTCTACGCGCTGCCCCAGTCGCCCCAGCAGTTCAAGCAGATGCTCATGATGAGCGGCGTGGACCGCTATTATCAGGTGGCCCGCTGCTTCCGCGACGAAGACCTGCGCGCCGACCGTCAGCCCGAGTTCACCCAGGTGGACATCGAAATGAGCTTCGTGAACGAAGATCAGGTCATGGCCATGGCCGAAGGCCTCATCGCCCGCGTGTTCAAGGAAGCCATCGGCGTGGACATCGAGCTGCCCCTCAAGCGCATGCCCTACGACGAGGCCATGCGCGACTACGGCTCCGACAAGCCCGACACCCGCTTTGATCTCAAGCTCAAGGACGTGACCGACATCGTTCACGGTTCCGCCTTCAAGCTCTTTGCCGGAGCCAAGCTCGTGAAGGCTCTGCGCGTGCCCGGCGGCGCCACCATGACCCGCAAGGAAATCGACGAACTCACCGATTTCGTGAAGGGCTTCGGCGCTCAGGGCCTGGCCTGGATCAAGATCCACGAAAACGAATGGCAGTCGCCCATCGCCAAGTTCCTTTCCGACAAGGAAAGGGCGGGCATTGCGGAAGTGTGCGGCCTCGAAGTGGGCGACATAGTGTTCTTCCAGGCCGGCGAACCCGGTCTCGTGAACAATGCTCTCGGCAGCCTGCGCGTGAAACTCGGCAACAAGCTCGGCCTCATCCCTGAAAATACCTGGAATCTGCTCTGGGTGACGGACTTCCCGCTCTTTGAATACAGCGAGGAGGAACATCGCTGGGTGGCCTGCCATCATCCCTTCACCGCTGCGCAGGACGAAAGCTACGACATCATGCTTACCGATCCCGCCCGCGCCAAGGCCCGCGCCTACGACATGGTGCTGAACGGCAACGAAATCGGCGGCGGTTCCATCCGTATTCACAATCCCGCCGACCAGACCCGCATGTTCGAAGGTCTCGGCTTTACCGAAGAGTCCGCCAAGGCTCAGTTCGGCTACTTCATTCAGGCTCTGGACTACGGCACTCCGCCCCACGGCGGCATCGCCTTCGGTCTCGACCGCGTGGCCATGCTGCTCACGGGCGCGTCGAGCATCCGTGACGTCATCGCGTTCCCCAAGAACCAGAAGGCCGCCTGCCTGCTTACCGAAGCTCCGTCCCCCGTGGACAACAAGCAGTTGCGTGAACTGGGCATTCGACTGCGTGAAAAGGCGGCTCCCGCTCCCAGCAATTCCGCGGAGTAA
- a CDS encoding ParA family protein, which produces MARIIAVANQKGGVGKTTTSVNLSASLAIMENRVLLVDCDPQANSTSSLGFDQQNLPRNLYTALCGTSTLEETLLPTATPYLSLLPSSTDLVGIEIELVDKMAREFYLADLLGQVADNYDYIIIDCPPSLGLITINTLCAAHEILIPLQCEFFALEGIVKLLHTYEQVRKRLNKELKILGVLLTMYDSRNKLARQVKAEAERCFPKHMFKTVIPRNVRLSEAPSHGKSILHYDIKSKGAEAYLELAREVVHKTALP; this is translated from the coding sequence TTGGCCAGAATCATTGCTGTTGCCAACCAGAAAGGCGGCGTGGGCAAAACTACCACGTCTGTCAACCTTTCCGCCTCTCTGGCTATCATGGAAAATCGTGTTCTGCTGGTGGATTGCGATCCGCAGGCAAACTCCACCAGCTCGCTTGGCTTCGACCAGCAGAATCTTCCGCGCAATCTCTACACGGCCCTCTGCGGCACCTCCACGCTGGAAGAAACCCTGCTCCCCACGGCCACGCCCTATCTCTCCCTGCTGCCTTCATCCACCGACCTCGTCGGCATCGAAATAGAACTCGTCGATAAAATGGCCCGGGAATTCTATCTCGCCGATCTGCTCGGTCAGGTGGCCGACAACTACGACTACATCATCATCGACTGCCCGCCCTCCCTCGGGCTCATCACCATCAACACCCTGTGCGCCGCACACGAAATTCTCATTCCGCTGCAATGCGAATTCTTCGCGCTGGAAGGCATCGTCAAGCTGCTGCACACCTACGAACAGGTGCGCAAGCGCCTCAACAAGGAACTCAAGATCCTCGGCGTGCTGCTCACCATGTACGATTCCCGCAACAAGCTCGCCCGGCAGGTCAAGGCGGAAGCTGAACGCTGCTTCCCCAAGCACATGTTCAAAACCGTCATTCCCCGCAACGTGCGTCTGTCCGAAGCCCCCAGTCACGGCAAATCCATTCTGCACTACGACATCAAATCCAAGGGCGCGGAAGCCTATCTCGAACTGGCGCGCGAGGTCGTGCATAAAACGGCGCTGCCCTGA
- the fmt gene encoding methionyl-tRNA formyltransferase — protein sequence MSKLRIVFMGTPDFAAVILKAVAAWEGGEVVAVYTQPDRPAGRGKKLKVSAAKELALELGLPVYQPRNFRDDSDVQALADLRPDVLVVAAYGLLLPQRVLDIPTLGPYNVHGSLLPQYRGAAPIQRAVMNGDAISGVTIMKMEAGLDSGPMLLQQAVSIEPDDTAGTLFDTLAEHGAKLMIGALGMIAEGRAAFVPQNEELVTHAAKISAAEEYIDWSKDAKSIHNIIRGLTPAPGAKTVLRMEGREPVMLRIEPGEPVESSQNAAPGTLVGMDGDALLVACGSGSYRITRLRPAGKSTMSAADFRNGRLRGLAEPYGMLGGKE from the coding sequence ATGTCGAAACTGCGCATCGTATTCATGGGCACGCCGGATTTTGCGGCGGTGATTCTCAAGGCCGTGGCCGCATGGGAAGGCGGGGAAGTGGTGGCCGTCTATACCCAGCCGGATCGCCCCGCCGGGCGGGGCAAGAAGCTGAAGGTCTCCGCCGCCAAGGAACTGGCGCTGGAACTCGGCCTGCCCGTGTATCAGCCGCGCAATTTCCGCGACGACTCCGACGTGCAGGCCCTTGCCGATCTCAGGCCCGACGTGCTTGTGGTGGCGGCCTACGGCCTGCTTTTGCCGCAGCGCGTGCTCGATATTCCCACGCTCGGGCCGTACAACGTTCACGGCTCCCTGCTTCCTCAGTACCGCGGGGCCGCTCCCATTCAGCGCGCCGTCATGAACGGCGACGCCATTTCCGGCGTGACCATCATGAAGATGGAAGCCGGGCTCGACTCCGGCCCCATGCTTCTGCAGCAGGCGGTGAGCATCGAGCCGGACGACACGGCGGGCACGCTGTTCGACACGCTGGCCGAACACGGGGCGAAGCTCATGATCGGCGCGCTCGGCATGATCGCCGAGGGCAGAGCGGCCTTTGTTCCGCAGAATGAGGAACTCGTGACCCATGCGGCCAAGATTTCCGCGGCCGAGGAATATATCGACTGGTCGAAGGACGCGAAGAGCATTCACAACATCATCCGTGGCCTCACGCCCGCGCCTGGAGCCAAAACCGTGCTCCGCATGGAAGGCCGCGAGCCGGTGATGCTCCGCATCGAGCCGGGCGAACCCGTGGAAAGTTCGCAGAACGCCGCGCCCGGCACGCTTGTGGGCATGGACGGCGACGCGCTTCTCGTCGCCTGCGGCTCCGGTTCCTACCGCATCACGCGCCTGCGTCCGGCGGGCAAGTCCACCATGAGCGCCGCGGATTTCCGCAACGGGCGTCTGCGCGGCCTTGCCGAACCGTACGGCATGCTTGGCGGCAAGGAATAG
- the def gene encoding peptide deformylase, protein MLRPVLQYPDPTLAKISEPVAEINDDIRALAQDLLDTLTTVGGVGIAAPQIGVLKRVVVIDVSQEKNDPDLPQDFRVFVNPVVTVLDPKGHEENEGCLSVPDLRAKVKRPRRVALDALDLDGKPVHIEGEGYYGACMQHETDHLDGKLFIDYLSYLKRSLYDKKIRKGRR, encoded by the coding sequence ATGCTTCGTCCCGTTCTTCAGTATCCCGATCCCACGCTCGCCAAGATCAGTGAACCTGTGGCCGAGATCAACGACGACATCCGCGCTCTCGCGCAGGATCTGCTCGACACGCTCACCACGGTGGGCGGCGTGGGTATTGCCGCGCCGCAGATCGGCGTGCTCAAGCGCGTGGTGGTCATCGACGTGTCGCAGGAAAAGAACGATCCCGACCTGCCTCAGGATTTCCGGGTGTTCGTCAATCCCGTGGTCACGGTGCTCGATCCCAAAGGCCACGAGGAAAACGAAGGCTGCCTTTCCGTGCCCGATCTGCGCGCCAAGGTGAAGCGTCCCCGCCGCGTGGCCCTCGACGCCCTTGATCTGGACGGCAAGCCCGTTCACATCGAAGGCGAAGGCTATTACGGCGCCTGCATGCAGCATGAAACCGATCATCTCGACGGCAAGCTGTTCATCGATTACCTGAGCTATCTCAAGCGCTCTCTGTACGACAAGAAAATACGGAAGGGCAGAAGATAG
- a CDS encoding ParB/RepB/Spo0J family partition protein, giving the protein MNIPERGLGRGLSSLLSSAMENSSEEPRKLALTQLVPGKNQPRKHFDNNALGELAASIRNQGVIQPLLVRLLPGMPQRYEIVAGERRWRAARMAGLTEVPVIVTEYTDKEAMTVALVENLQREDLNPMEEAEALQALREAHGLSQEELAEQLGKSRSAVANALRLLQLSPAMQDTLAKGDISAGHARALLSVSDAKLRDALHAAVLQHHLSVRETESAADVCKRTGALPEKLAPGNQAQPPRTARAPKPQIIKNLQSLLRQSSGTKATISGNEQQGRIQIPYASPEELTRILSLLGLNAEEK; this is encoded by the coding sequence ATGAACATACCCGAACGCGGACTCGGTCGCGGACTCAGCTCCCTGCTCAGCTCCGCCATGGAAAACAGCAGCGAAGAACCCAGAAAGCTGGCGCTCACGCAGCTTGTGCCCGGCAAGAATCAGCCCCGCAAACACTTCGACAACAACGCCCTCGGCGAGCTGGCGGCGTCCATCAGAAATCAGGGCGTCATTCAGCCGCTTCTGGTGCGCCTGCTGCCCGGCATGCCGCAGCGCTACGAAATCGTGGCCGGTGAACGCCGCTGGCGAGCGGCCCGCATGGCCGGTCTCACGGAAGTGCCCGTCATCGTCACGGAGTACACCGACAAGGAAGCCATGACCGTGGCCCTCGTGGAAAACCTGCAGCGGGAAGACCTCAACCCCATGGAAGAAGCCGAAGCCCTGCAGGCGCTGCGCGAAGCGCACGGCCTGAGTCAGGAAGAGCTGGCGGAACAGCTCGGCAAAAGCCGCTCGGCCGTGGCCAACGCCCTGCGCCTGCTCCAGCTCTCCCCCGCCATGCAGGACACCCTCGCAAAAGGCGACATCAGCGCCGGACACGCCCGCGCCCTGCTCTCCGTAAGCGACGCCAAACTGCGCGACGCCCTGCACGCCGCCGTACTCCAGCATCACCTGTCCGTCCGAGAAACGGAATCCGCCGCCGACGTCTGCAAACGCACCGGCGCGCTGCCGGAAAAGCTCGCGCCCGGAAACCAGGCGCAGCCTCCCCGCACCGCCCGCGCCCCGAAACCGCAGATCATCAAAAATCTGCAGAGCCTCCTGCGGCAAAGCAGCGGCACCAAAGCCACCATCAGCGGCAACGAACAGCAGGGACGCATCCAGATTCCCTATGCCAGCCCCGAAGAACTGACCCGCATCCTCAGCCTGCTCGGCCTGAACGCGGAAGAGAAATAA